A genomic window from Companilactobacillus alimentarius DSM 20249 includes:
- a CDS encoding quaternary amine ABC transporter ATP-binding protein, which produces MSTNKSTKVEVKNLTKIFGKRIPKAKELSRQGKSKSEILKETGATVGVDRADFKIYNGEIFVIMGLSGSGKSTLVRMINRLIEPTEGEVLIDGENVMKMDKKKLRDVRRKKMSMVFQNFGLLPNRTVLENAEYGLEIQGVDKETREKKAKDALETVGITGYNDEYPDQLSGGMQQRVGLARALANDPEILLIDEAFSALDPLNRTDMQDQLLDIQERLHKTIIFISHDLNEALKIGDRIMIMKDAKVIQTGTPEDILTHPANGYVEDFIENVDRSKVLTAGHVMIRPMTINIEKAGPRLTLKMMKANEVSTAYIINDNRKLLGVVDANDVIKLVREKKGDITPIIQNKVPTTTEDTPISDLMDDISQTGIPFAVVNDKKQLKGIIVRGAVLGALAGNEVSDFE; this is translated from the coding sequence ATGAGTACTAATAAGAGTACAAAAGTAGAAGTCAAGAACTTAACAAAAATCTTTGGTAAGAGGATTCCCAAAGCTAAAGAATTAAGTCGACAAGGAAAAAGTAAATCAGAAATTCTCAAGGAAACAGGTGCCACAGTCGGTGTCGACCGAGCTGATTTTAAGATTTATAATGGCGAAATTTTCGTTATCATGGGTCTATCAGGTAGTGGTAAATCAACATTGGTAAGAATGATCAATCGTCTTATCGAGCCCACAGAGGGTGAAGTTTTGATTGATGGCGAGAATGTAATGAAGATGGATAAAAAGAAGCTTCGTGACGTTCGTCGAAAGAAAATGAGTATGGTTTTTCAAAACTTTGGACTATTACCTAACCGGACAGTTTTGGAAAACGCTGAGTATGGTCTAGAAATCCAAGGCGTTGATAAAGAGACACGTGAAAAGAAAGCTAAGGATGCTTTAGAGACTGTCGGTATTACTGGCTATAACGATGAGTATCCTGACCAATTATCAGGTGGTATGCAACAACGTGTTGGTTTGGCTCGTGCTTTAGCTAACGATCCTGAGATTCTTTTGATAGATGAGGCCTTTTCAGCTCTTGATCCATTGAATAGAACTGATATGCAAGATCAATTACTTGATATTCAAGAACGCCTTCATAAGACGATTATTTTCATCAGTCATGATTTGAATGAAGCATTGAAGATCGGTGATCGTATTATGATTATGAAGGATGCCAAGGTTATTCAAACTGGTACGCCAGAAGATATTTTGACACATCCCGCTAATGGCTATGTTGAAGACTTTATTGAAAACGTTGATCGTAGTAAAGTCTTGACTGCTGGACATGTTATGATTCGTCCGATGACAATCAATATTGAAAAAGCTGGTCCACGTTTGACCTTGAAGATGATGAAGGCTAATGAAGTTTCGACTGCCTATATCATTAACGACAATCGTAAATTATTAGGGGTCGTTGATGCCAATGATGTTATCAAACTAGTTCGTGAGAAGAAAGGGGATATTACACCTATTATTCAAAATAAAGTTCCAACAACAACGGAAGATACACCAATTTCTGATTTAATGGATGATATTTCTCAAACAGGTATTCCATTTGCTGTTGTCAATGACAAGAAGCAATTGAAGGGAATTATTGTTCGAGGTGCTGTATTGGGTGCCTTAGCAGGAAATGAGGTGAGCGATTTTGAGTAG
- a CDS encoding ABC transporter permease yields the protein MLSSLILGSISKIPLANWVDSFVDWLVQFTGFFNGVTNFIGAINSAFQWVFDLIPIWLFIVLILALTYFVNRDKQNWGLLIFEFLGLLLIWNLNYWRDMTQTLSLVLTASLIAIVIGIPLGILMAKSHVAEVILKPILDFMQTMPAFVYLIPAVALFGIGMVPGIVASVIFAMPPTVRMTNMGIRQVPNELVEAADSFGSTEWQKLFKVELPIAKSSLMAGVNQSMMLSLSMVVIASMIGAMGLGTEVYFAVGRNDAGNGFAAGLSIVILAIILDRLTQSLTRTRRKN from the coding sequence ATTTTGAGTAGTCTTATTTTAGGTAGTATTTCCAAAATTCCATTGGCTAACTGGGTTGACAGTTTTGTTGACTGGTTAGTTCAATTCACCGGATTTTTCAACGGTGTCACTAATTTTATTGGTGCCATTAATAGTGCTTTCCAATGGGTCTTCGATCTCATTCCAATCTGGCTATTTATCGTACTAATACTTGCTTTAACATATTTTGTTAATCGCGATAAACAAAATTGGGGACTATTGATCTTTGAATTCTTAGGTCTTCTCTTGATTTGGAACCTTAACTACTGGCGTGATATGACACAAACGTTGTCGCTGGTTCTAACGGCCAGTTTAATCGCTATTGTAATAGGTATTCCACTTGGTATTTTGATGGCTAAGAGTCATGTAGCAGAAGTTATATTGAAACCAATTCTTGATTTCATGCAGACAATGCCAGCCTTTGTTTATTTGATTCCAGCCGTTGCATTGTTTGGTATCGGTATGGTACCTGGTATCGTTGCCTCAGTTATTTTCGCTATGCCACCAACAGTTAGAATGACTAATATGGGTATTCGTCAAGTTCCTAATGAACTTGTTGAAGCTGCAGATTCATTTGGTTCAACAGAGTGGCAAAAATTATTTAAGGTTGAATTGCCAATTGCCAAAAGCAGTTTGATGGCTGGTGTTAACCAGAGTATGATGCTTTCATTATCAATGGTTGTTATTGCTTCTATGATCGGTGCTATGGGACTTGGTACAGAAGTTTACTTTGCCGTTGGTAGAAACGATGCAGGTAATGGTTTTGCCGCTGGTTTGTCAATCGTTATCTTGGCAATTATTCTAGATAGATTGACTCAATCATTAACTCGAACACGCAGAAAGAACTAG
- a CDS encoding MerR family transcriptional regulator — MVTTYSIGEVSEQFGLSLPTIRYYDKEGLIPNLNKNEAGVRRFTEENIGSLKLVECLKNAGMPIKDIKQFVQWTKEGDDTLDERLQMFQELKTSVQNQMQKMQETLDVINFKCAYYDKATTDGTEEYAKKEMHL, encoded by the coding sequence ATGGTAACAACTTATTCTATTGGTGAAGTCTCGGAACAGTTCGGCCTGTCTTTACCAACAATTCGTTACTATGATAAAGAGGGCCTAATTCCCAATCTTAATAAGAATGAAGCTGGTGTGAGACGCTTCACTGAAGAAAATATTGGTTCCTTGAAGTTGGTTGAATGTTTGAAGAATGCTGGTATGCCGATTAAAGATATTAAACAATTCGTTCAATGGACTAAAGAAGGTGACGATACTTTAGATGAACGCTTACAAATGTTTCAAGAATTAAAGACATCGGTTCAAAATCAAATGCAGAAAATGCAAGAAACTTTAGATGTAATTAATTTCAAATGTGCATATTATGATAAGGCTACAACTGATGGTACAGAAGAGTATGCTAAAAAGGAAATGCACTTATAA
- the dltC gene encoding D-alanine--poly(phosphoribitol) ligase subunit DltC yields MDDIKDIKEKIVGILKDVTGLDDAGKDFDQDLFKDGVLDSMATVEVLVTLQDDFGIQVPVSEFDRSQWSTINKIAQRVQELE; encoded by the coding sequence ATGGATGATATTAAGGATATTAAAGAAAAAATTGTAGGTATTTTAAAAGACGTTACAGGTTTGGACGATGCCGGTAAAGATTTTGATCAAGATTTGTTTAAAGATGGCGTTTTGGATTCAATGGCAACAGTTGAAGTTTTAGTAACTTTACAAGATGATTTTGGAATTCAAGTGCCAGTATCTGAATTTGATCGTTCACAATGGTCAACAATCAATAAAATTGCTCAACGTGTACAAGAATTGGAATAG
- the dltB gene encoding D-alanyl-lipoteichoic acid biosynthesis protein DltB: MNNITPYSSPHYFIYLMLLLLPIMIGLWFGKRLRIYDFIATVIILVITFFGGNMSQGISLIFYILYEMLLVFVYLSYRKKHNDFWIFTSFVVLAIIPLVFVKIDPLLNNATISLFGFMGISYLTFKAVEIIMEIRDGAIKDIKPYEFIRFLLFFPTISSGPIDRFRRFQKDVLKVPSREEYVELLHSGVNKLMQGLLYKFIIGYFFGTLLLPKIQIAVLSYRGETPLGLSWSLLAYMYVYSMYLFFDFAGYSLFAVSISNFLGVKTPMNFRAPFKSHNIKDFWNRWHITLSYWFRDFIYMRLMFTVIKHKWMKSRVKIANFGYITLFLIMGFWHGETWYYIVYGIFHAGAMITNDAWLRYKKRHRKQIPSNKFTEAFAIFLTFNVVCFSFMIFSGILNKLWFA, encoded by the coding sequence ATGAATAATATTACACCTTATAGCAGTCCGCATTATTTTATCTATTTAATGTTGCTTTTGTTGCCAATCATGATTGGTTTATGGTTTGGCAAACGTCTTAGAATATATGATTTCATTGCAACAGTCATTATCTTAGTTATCACCTTTTTCGGTGGCAATATGTCACAAGGAATTTCGTTAATCTTTTATATCCTTTACGAAATGCTTTTAGTTTTCGTTTACCTATCGTATCGGAAAAAGCATAATGACTTTTGGATATTTACTTCATTCGTAGTTTTAGCGATTATTCCTTTAGTCTTTGTAAAAATAGACCCACTTCTAAACAATGCCACAATTTCCTTATTTGGCTTTATGGGAATTAGTTATTTAACCTTTAAAGCTGTTGAAATTATTATGGAAATTCGTGACGGAGCAATTAAGGATATTAAGCCTTATGAGTTTATTCGATTCTTACTATTCTTCCCAACAATTTCATCTGGACCAATTGATAGATTCAGACGTTTTCAAAAAGATGTTTTAAAAGTACCTAGTCGTGAAGAATATGTTGAACTTTTGCACAGTGGTGTTAATAAATTGATGCAGGGTCTCTTGTACAAGTTCATTATTGGATATTTCTTTGGAACTTTGTTGTTGCCAAAGATTCAAATCGCAGTTTTGTCATATCGTGGCGAAACTCCATTAGGTCTTTCTTGGTCCCTGTTAGCCTATATGTACGTATATAGTATGTATTTGTTCTTTGATTTTGCTGGGTATTCACTCTTTGCGGTTTCTATCAGTAACTTTTTAGGTGTCAAGACGCCAATGAACTTTAGAGCACCATTTAAATCACATAACATTAAAGACTTTTGGAATAGATGGCACATTACCTTGTCATACTGGTTCCGTGATTTCATTTATATGCGTTTGATGTTTACCGTTATCAAGCATAAATGGATGAAGAGCCGTGTTAAGATCGCCAATTTTGGTTATATTACTTTGTTCTTAATTATGGGATTTTGGCACGGCGAAACTTGGTACTACATTGTTTATGGTATTTTCCATGCCGGGGCAATGATTACTAATGATGCCTGGTTGAGATATAAGAAGAGACATCGTAAACAGATTCCAAGCAATAAGTTTACTGAAGCTTTTGCTATCTTCTTAACTTTTAATGTTGTATGTTTCAGTTTCATGATTTTTTCAGGAATTTTAAATAAATTATGGTTTGCTTAA
- a CDS encoding PTS beta-glucoside transporter subunit IIBCA, whose product MTDKELAKQIVNLVGGKDNVNSLIHCVTRLRFKLKDESKAQTDKIKNLEGVMTVVKSGGQYQVVIGDKVTEVYNQVMPILGLKVDDDTNESASDKNTDKKSIWNSLVELLSSLFMPVLGPLASAGILKGILVLCTITGLMTEKSGTYMILYAASDAVFYFLPIILGFSAAKAFKTDPYLSAIIGGALIYPQMVTAYTAGKSLTFMGIPVILMNYTQTLIPIVAAIYLLSIVQKYLKKIVPKQLKGIFVPLLSLVIVVPLSFLIVGPITSTLSTWLADAVLWVYGVAPTIAGFILAGIWQLAVLLGLHWAFIPIFLNNIATKGFDPINAMLYCTVFGQVGAALAMSIKAKDPKFKELSISATISGFLGITEPIIYGVTLPHKKSFLMASIGSAFGGAIAGFSSAKMFGGFASGGIFGIPMFIGNHGINASFIGFLISLVVAFAISLVLTLVLVPGVKPSKKEIKSENTTVTDSEIESPLTGTIMSLSSVNDEVFSTGIMGKGVAISPSLGEVYAPFDGQVVSVFPTKHAIGLKSKDGIELLIHLGLDTVNLKGKHFDTQIKAGDEIKAGQLLEKFDYQAIQKDGYDIIVPIIITNSKEFKNINILKHNQSLTHGDDLLEVSNNVKTDITNDTVLTNA is encoded by the coding sequence ATGACAGACAAAGAATTAGCAAAACAAATTGTAAATCTTGTCGGTGGTAAAGATAATGTAAACAGTTTAATTCACTGTGTTACTAGATTAAGATTTAAATTAAAAGATGAAAGTAAGGCACAAACTGATAAAATTAAAAATCTTGAAGGAGTAATGACTGTTGTAAAAAGTGGTGGTCAATATCAAGTTGTTATCGGAGATAAGGTCACAGAAGTTTACAATCAAGTTATGCCTATCTTGGGACTAAAGGTTGACGACGATACTAACGAATCTGCTTCTGATAAAAATACAGATAAAAAGAGCATTTGGAATTCATTAGTTGAATTATTATCATCACTTTTCATGCCAGTGCTTGGTCCCTTGGCTTCAGCTGGTATTTTAAAGGGTATTTTAGTCCTATGCACAATTACTGGATTGATGACCGAAAAATCTGGTACTTACATGATTCTATATGCAGCATCAGATGCCGTCTTCTATTTCCTTCCAATTATTCTAGGATTCTCTGCTGCTAAAGCATTTAAAACAGATCCATATCTTTCAGCAATTATAGGTGGTGCTTTAATTTATCCACAAATGGTAACTGCATATACTGCAGGTAAGTCACTTACATTCATGGGAATTCCAGTTATTTTGATGAACTACACTCAAACTCTAATTCCTATCGTTGCTGCCATTTACTTACTATCAATAGTTCAAAAATATCTTAAAAAAATTGTACCTAAGCAATTAAAGGGAATTTTTGTTCCACTTCTTTCCTTAGTTATTGTTGTTCCACTATCATTCTTGATTGTCGGTCCAATTACAAGTACCTTAAGTACATGGTTAGCTGATGCTGTCCTTTGGGTTTATGGAGTCGCACCAACAATTGCTGGTTTTATTCTTGCCGGTATTTGGCAACTAGCCGTTTTATTAGGTTTACATTGGGCCTTTATCCCTATTTTCCTAAACAATATTGCTACAAAAGGATTTGACCCCATTAATGCCATGCTTTACTGCACTGTTTTTGGGCAAGTCGGTGCTGCATTGGCTATGTCGATCAAAGCTAAAGATCCTAAATTTAAAGAATTATCAATTTCCGCTACCATTTCAGGATTTCTTGGAATCACTGAACCAATTATTTATGGTGTCACACTTCCACATAAGAAGTCATTCTTAATGGCTTCAATCGGTTCTGCATTCGGTGGTGCGATTGCTGGATTCTCAAGTGCAAAAATGTTTGGTGGTTTCGCTTCCGGTGGTATCTTTGGTATTCCAATGTTTATTGGTAATCATGGAATCAATGCTTCATTCATTGGATTCCTAATTTCATTAGTCGTTGCTTTCGCAATTTCTCTAGTATTAACGTTAGTTTTAGTCCCAGGTGTCAAACCAAGCAAAAAAGAAATCAAATCTGAAAATACAACAGTCACAGATTCAGAAATTGAATCTCCTCTAACAGGAACCATTATGTCACTTTCTTCAGTGAACGATGAAGTATTTTCTACAGGTATTATGGGTAAAGGTGTTGCCATTAGTCCCTCGCTTGGAGAGGTTTATGCTCCATTTGACGGACAAGTAGTTTCGGTTTTCCCAACTAAACATGCCATTGGTCTAAAATCAAAAGACGGTATTGAATTATTAATTCACTTAGGATTAGATACGGTAAATCTCAAAGGTAAACATTTTGATACACAGATTAAAGCCGGTGATGAAATTAAGGCTGGTCAATTACTTGAAAAGTTCGACTATCAAGCAATTCAAAAAGATGGTTACGATATCATTGTTCCAATTATCATTACTAATTCTAAAGAATTCAAAAATATTAATATTCTAAAACATAACCAATCATTGACTCATGGTGATGATTTACTCGAAGTTTCAAATAATGTAAAAACTGATATCACTAATGATACTGTTTTAACAAATGCTTAA
- the dltD gene encoding D-alanyl-lipoteichoic acid biosynthesis protein DltD: MKKKLWMIFGPVIVAIAALLILLWAPINFKTVTPQKIRQAATSLDIRVLKGESVKNAAEKENYIPIIGSSELSRMDPFHPSSMAQKYHWNNKPFLQGNPGTASLTQAMNVGGMTNLKGNKAVLIISPQWFSRSGVQAEAFKYFLSPLQLTGFILKSNTGDKAMNKYVAGRILDLGVSKGPIEDDALKRISEGKQITSFQRFYIESFVRSSLQSQDNLFGSLSMNDHEPMIAKAANKLPDEYDYKDLNKLATQMAKRSSRDNDMQIGDTFYKRQLRKRINIYKNTHRHVKYTSSPEYNDFQALLYMFARNKVEVMFVIQPINPHWVKYTGMPKSSITNFDKKIKYQLKTQGFNKIVDLSNVKDSNYIAEDTIHMGWRGWLMLDHHLKSYYKTKKANPKETQYKMDSYFLTNDWAKNKNVTK, from the coding sequence ATGAAGAAAAAGTTATGGATGATTTTTGGGCCTGTCATAGTTGCTATAGCTGCGTTATTGATTCTTTTATGGGCCCCAATCAACTTTAAGACGGTAACGCCTCAAAAAATTAGACAAGCAGCAACCTCATTGGATATCCGAGTTTTGAAGGGTGAAAGTGTTAAGAACGCTGCTGAAAAAGAAAATTATATTCCTATTATTGGTTCATCAGAACTCTCGAGAATGGATCCTTTCCATCCGTCTTCAATGGCTCAAAAATACCATTGGAATAATAAGCCGTTTTTGCAAGGTAATCCGGGAACTGCATCATTGACACAAGCAATGAATGTGGGTGGAATGACTAACTTAAAGGGAAATAAAGCTGTTTTAATTATTTCTCCACAGTGGTTCAGTAGATCTGGTGTGCAGGCTGAGGCCTTTAAATACTTTTTGTCGCCATTACAATTAACTGGTTTTATTTTGAAGTCTAATACTGGTGATAAGGCAATGAACAAGTATGTTGCTGGCAGAATCCTTGATCTAGGCGTTAGTAAAGGTCCGATTGAAGACGATGCTTTGAAGCGGATCTCTGAAGGTAAACAGATTACTAGTTTTCAACGCTTTTACATTGAAAGCTTTGTTCGGTCTAGTTTACAGAGTCAGGATAATCTATTTGGGTCTTTGTCAATGAACGATCATGAACCCATGATTGCCAAGGCAGCTAACAAATTACCCGATGAGTACGACTACAAGGATTTGAATAAATTAGCTACCCAAATGGCCAAACGGAGTTCACGTGATAATGATATGCAGATTGGCGATACTTTTTATAAGCGTCAATTAAGAAAGAGAATCAATATCTACAAGAATACACATCGTCATGTGAAATATACTAGTTCTCCAGAATATAATGATTTTCAGGCTTTGCTCTACATGTTTGCTAGAAATAAGGTAGAAGTGATGTTTGTTATTCAGCCAATTAATCCGCATTGGGTTAAATATACTGGTATGCCAAAGAGCTCAATTACTAATTTTGATAAAAAAATTAAGTATCAATTGAAGACTCAAGGTTTTAATAAAATTGTTGATCTTTCCAATGTAAAAGATTCCAATTATATTGCCGAAGATACTATTCATATGGGATGGCGTGGTTGGTTAATGCTTGATCACCATTTAAAGAGCTATTACAAGACTAAGAAAGCCAATCCCAAAGAAACACAGTATAAGATGGATAGCTATTTCTTAACTAACGATTGGGCCAAAAATAAAAATGTAACAAAGTAA
- a CDS encoding AI-2E family transporter: MNLSKKSIIKYSIIVVLLLFILIYPVQIYNNVMNLFGVLLPLILGAVMAYVLNILCVKLEKYFFPNTKIKFLQKSRRGLVILSTLIIVSLVLAGVFWLVLPQFFSALANFFKFIPSFINDLSNILEKVNHNSFISDQLESMNIDWSSVQSKVMKYLTSGVGGIFGSTFKIVTGITKGFVNFILALTFAIYILATKEKLGRQFKKLMRAYMKKEHIAKFNRVIGITNNMFSSFIAGQVTEAIILGSLCAIGMLILQFPYALPVGAFVSITALIPILGAWMGGIVGFLLIAVESPLKAVLFVVFILVLQQFESNVIYPKVVGTSIGLPGIWVLASITIGGGLSGIVGMLLGVPVAATIYQLLKNDTNYRLKTPKKVE, encoded by the coding sequence ATGAATCTTAGTAAAAAAAGTATAATTAAATATAGTATTATTGTTGTTCTATTGCTATTTATCTTGATATATCCAGTGCAAATCTACAATAATGTTATGAATTTGTTCGGAGTTTTATTGCCCTTAATTCTTGGGGCAGTGATGGCGTATGTTTTGAATATTCTCTGTGTTAAATTGGAAAAGTACTTTTTCCCCAATACTAAAATCAAGTTTCTTCAAAAGAGTCGACGAGGTTTAGTTATCCTAAGTACTTTGATAATTGTTTCTTTGGTTTTAGCGGGAGTATTTTGGCTCGTTTTACCACAATTCTTTAGTGCTTTGGCGAATTTCTTTAAATTTATTCCATCATTTATCAATGATTTGTCTAATATTTTGGAGAAGGTAAATCACAATTCATTTATTTCTGATCAATTGGAATCAATGAATATTGACTGGTCTTCGGTTCAATCTAAGGTTATGAAGTATTTAACTAGTGGCGTTGGTGGTATCTTTGGTTCTACGTTTAAAATTGTCACAGGGATTACTAAGGGTTTCGTTAATTTTATTTTAGCTTTGACGTTTGCTATTTACATCTTGGCTACGAAAGAGAAATTAGGTCGTCAATTTAAGAAGTTAATGCGGGCTTATATGAAAAAGGAACATATCGCAAAATTCAATCGCGTGATTGGGATTACCAATAATATGTTCTCTAGTTTTATCGCTGGACAGGTGACTGAGGCCATCATTTTGGGAAGTCTTTGTGCAATTGGAATGTTGATATTGCAGTTCCCATACGCTTTGCCGGTCGGAGCTTTCGTTAGCATCACGGCCTTAATACCGATTCTAGGAGCTTGGATGGGTGGCATCGTTGGTTTCTTATTGATTGCTGTCGAATCGCCGTTAAAAGCGGTCTTGTTCGTAGTCTTCATTTTGGTATTGCAACAATTTGAAAGCAATGTTATTTATCCAAAGGTTGTAGGGACTTCAATTGGATTGCCAGGAATCTGGGTATTGGCTTCTATCACTATTGGTGGTGGTTTGAGCGGTATCGTGGGGATGCTTTTAGGAGTACCAGTGGCTGCAACCATTTATCAATTGCTTAAGAATGATACAAATTATCGTTTAAAGACGCCAAAAAAAGTAGAATAG
- a CDS encoding helix-turn-helix domain-containing protein produces the protein MDIQTFIDRRKELGLSQKELSNGVCTQATLSKFENNGKIPSLKILIQLCNRLGLSLDSIIGVSDSSSKKVSKQMGQAEFNLIIQEYDDARVIIDGIDVKTLNNDKNLMMQYYYLKGYLNVLDNGDLFDAVFDFNRILSELDARGETIFTFLSFVGMGLVYAKQGDDAKSEYYFSKVFNNIYTMSIDDVNKIWRYINIIFYCAIYYSEKQDLETANTLLKYGVKICSENHVTYYIARIYAQLAMNENQLNGDNPKVHDFINKALVFSEYNGNKKEIAIIKKWVKDNQL, from the coding sequence GTGGATATTCAGACGTTTATTGATAGAAGAAAAGAATTAGGACTTTCTCAAAAGGAATTAAGTAATGGCGTTTGTACACAAGCTACTTTGAGTAAGTTTGAGAATAATGGGAAGATTCCATCGTTAAAAATTTTAATACAGTTGTGTAATCGTTTGGGGTTGTCTTTAGATAGTATTATTGGGGTCAGCGATAGTAGCAGTAAGAAAGTTTCTAAGCAAATGGGGCAAGCTGAGTTCAATTTGATTATTCAAGAATATGATGATGCTAGAGTTATCATTGATGGAATAGATGTTAAGACTTTGAATAATGATAAGAATTTAATGATGCAATATTATTATTTAAAGGGCTATTTGAATGTTTTAGATAACGGTGATTTATTCGACGCTGTCTTTGATTTCAATCGAATCTTATCAGAATTAGATGCTAGAGGAGAAACAATTTTTACTTTCTTGTCTTTTGTAGGTATGGGTTTGGTTTACGCCAAGCAAGGAGATGATGCCAAGAGCGAGTATTATTTTAGCAAAGTCTTTAATAATATTTATACGATGTCAATTGATGATGTTAATAAGATTTGGCGTTATATCAACATTATTTTTTACTGTGCTATTTATTATTCAGAAAAGCAGGATTTGGAAACAGCAAATACCTTGTTGAAATATGGTGTAAAAATTTGTTCAGAAAATCATGTTACTTACTATATTGCCAGAATTTATGCACAATTGGCAATGAATGAGAACCAACTTAACGGTGATAATCCGAAAGTACATGACTTTATTAATAAAGCTTTAGTTTTCTCTGAATATAATGGTAATAAGAAAGAAATTGCGATTATAAAAAAGTGGGTTAAGGATAATCAGCTTTAA
- a CDS encoding glycine betaine ABC transporter substrate-binding protein codes for MKKQKFIKLFLLAILIIPIISACSSQTAPYNSKEKLGPQINYTITGIDAGAGEMSTTQTAIKKYGLDKKNWQLQPSSTSAMTSTLDKAYKNKQPIVITGWQPHWMFKKYKLKFLKDPKNVYGEAEHISTIVRKGLKKDKPEAYEILDNFHWTPSQMSDVMLKVNAGVSPKKAATDWIKKDPKVVAKWTKGVKKVHGQSLKLTYVAWDSEIASTNVIAQVLRDQGYKVTIQSMEMQPVWASVATKAADATVSAWLPKTAAKFYSDYKGQFVDLGANLDGAKVGLAVPTYMKNINSINDLKNK; via the coding sequence TTGAAAAAACAAAAGTTTATTAAACTTTTCTTATTAGCAATCTTGATTATCCCAATTATTTCCGCATGTAGTTCACAAACAGCTCCATACAACAGTAAGGAAAAGTTGGGGCCTCAAATTAATTACACGATCACTGGTATTGATGCTGGTGCTGGTGAAATGAGTACAACTCAAACAGCTATCAAGAAGTATGGTTTGGATAAGAAGAATTGGCAGTTACAACCAAGTTCAACTTCGGCCATGACTAGTACTTTGGATAAAGCTTATAAAAACAAACAACCAATTGTGATTACCGGATGGCAACCACATTGGATGTTCAAAAAGTATAAATTGAAGTTCTTAAAAGATCCTAAGAATGTCTATGGTGAAGCTGAGCATATCAGTACGATTGTTCGTAAGGGCTTGAAGAAAGATAAACCTGAAGCCTATGAGATCTTAGACAATTTCCATTGGACACCTTCACAGATGTCTGATGTCATGTTGAAGGTTAATGCTGGAGTCTCACCTAAGAAAGCTGCTACAGATTGGATCAAAAAGGATCCAAAAGTAGTTGCTAAATGGACTAAGGGTGTTAAGAAGGTCCATGGACAATCGTTGAAATTAACATATGTCGCTTGGGATTCTGAAATTGCTTCAACAAATGTTATTGCTCAGGTCTTAAGAGATCAGGGTTATAAAGTAACTATTCAATCAATGGAAATGCAACCAGTTTGGGCTTCTGTCGCTACTAAAGCTGCCGACGCTACGGTTAGTGCTTGGTTACCTAAGACTGCTGCTAAATTCTATTCCGATTATAAAGGTCAGTTTGTTGACTTAGGAGCCAACCTTGATGGAGCTAAAGTTGGATTAGCTGTACCAACATATATGAAGAATATTAATTCTATTAACGATTTAAAAAATAAATAA